In one Deinococcus multiflagellatus genomic region, the following are encoded:
- a CDS encoding arsenate reductase ArsC: MPRVLILCTHNSARSQMAEALTRNAAQRLGVDLEVHSAGTEATRVKDDAKTVMAELGIDLSTHISKTLWDVPDAQNFDYVVTVCDSAAEACPVYPGKTNRRHYPFTDPSGGSLDRWRTVRDQLKVQFDAFVQALKDGEDAPPTYEDSPAVTVA; encoded by the coding sequence AAATGGCCGAAGCCCTCACCCGTAACGCGGCCCAGCGCCTGGGCGTGGACCTGGAGGTGCATTCCGCCGGAACCGAAGCCACGCGGGTCAAAGATGACGCTAAAACCGTGATGGCCGAACTGGGCATTGACCTGTCGACCCATATCAGCAAGACCCTCTGGGATGTGCCTGACGCACAGAACTTCGACTACGTCGTCACCGTTTGTGACAGTGCCGCTGAAGCGTGCCCGGTGTACCCCGGCAAAACCAACCGGCGTCACTACCCGTTCACGGACCCCAGTGGCGGCAGCCTGGACCGCTGGCGCACCGTACGCGACCAGCTTAAAGTCCAGTTCGATGCCTTCGTGCAGGCGCTGAAAGATGGCGAGGACGCGCCCCCCACCTACGAAGACAGTCCTGCCGTCACGGTGGCCTGA